One window of Candidatus Binatus sp. genomic DNA carries:
- a CDS encoding FAS1-like dehydratase domain-containing protein — protein MRPENLHEGMRLGPIHYLVTPEQARAFSQVVGATSPEFIVDARNPGAIVSPTMRLQDYALLIAAHLKGGTGGVHAKHWCEFHEPMRVGQAVKTEGTITAVYHKRGKFYFTLEYESRDAVTDQLLVRQAITSVLLNDKGEMR, from the coding sequence ATGCGCCCGGAGAACCTCCACGAAGGGATGCGCCTTGGGCCGATTCATTACCTCGTCACTCCCGAGCAGGCGCGCGCATTCTCGCAGGTGGTAGGGGCCACGAGTCCCGAATTCATCGTCGATGCGCGCAACCCCGGCGCGATCGTGTCGCCCACGATGCGCTTGCAGGATTACGCGCTGCTCATCGCCGCTCATCTCAAGGGCGGTACGGGCGGAGTCCACGCCAAGCACTGGTGCGAGTTTCACGAGCCGATGCGCGTGGGCCAGGCGGTCAAGACCGAGGGTACGATCACGGCCGTGTATCACAAGCGCGGCAAGTTTTATTTCACGCTGGAATATGAATCGCGCGACGCGGTGACCGATCAGCTGCTGGTGCGGCAGGCGATTACGTCGGTGCTGCTGAACGACAAGGGAGAGATGCGATGA
- a CDS encoding DNA-3-methyladenine glycosylase, producing MPTDRVPYARKAQTHLSKADPVLARIIAEVGALGIQPRRERFQALARNIIFQQLAGAAANAIYGRFVGLFPGVEFPSPEQVLAKTDAELRSVGLSEKKALYIKDLAAHVRDGKLNFHRFHRMTDEEIVAHLTQVKGIGKWTAEIFLMFNLGRPDVMPADDLGVQNAVWRHYRMRKRPNRKRLLKHAERWRPYRTAAAWYLWRSLDIVLPDGGAKAAAKKLAKRKQR from the coding sequence ATGCCAACTGACAGAGTCCCATACGCGCGCAAGGCGCAAACCCATCTTAGCAAGGCCGACCCGGTCCTCGCACGGATTATTGCCGAGGTCGGTGCGCTTGGAATCCAGCCGCGCCGCGAGCGCTTCCAGGCGCTGGCGCGAAATATCATTTTCCAGCAGCTTGCGGGCGCCGCCGCCAACGCGATTTACGGCCGCTTTGTCGGCTTGTTCCCCGGCGTGGAATTCCCCTCGCCGGAGCAAGTGCTCGCCAAAACCGACGCGGAACTGCGCAGCGTGGGCCTCTCGGAAAAGAAGGCGCTCTACATAAAGGACCTCGCGGCGCACGTCCGGGACGGCAAGCTCAACTTCCATCGCTTCCATCGAATGACCGACGAGGAGATCGTCGCCCATCTCACCCAGGTCAAGGGAATCGGCAAGTGGACGGCTGAAATCTTCCTGATGTTCAACCTGGGACGGCCCGACGTGATGCCCGCCGACGATCTCGGCGTCCAGAACGCGGTCTGGCGGCACTACCGGATGCGGAAGCGGCCCAATCGCAAGCGCCTGCTCAAGCACGCCGAGCGATGGCGTCCGTATCGAACCGCGGCGGCATGGTATCTGTGGCGCAGCCTCGACATCGTGCTGCCCGACGGTGGAGCAAAGGCAGCGGCGAAAAAGCTCGCGAAACGCAAGCAGCGGTAG
- the trmFO gene encoding methylenetetrahydrofolate--tRNA-(uracil(54)-C(5))-methyltransferase (FADH(2)-oxidizing) TrmFO: protein MSESQVTVVGAGLAGSEAAYQLARRGIAVRLVEMRPVKMTEAHRTADFAELVCSNSLRNDSMETAVGVLKEEMRRLGSLVIAAADRARVPAGSALAVDRNDFSRAITVALQDHPMVEISRVEASEIPAGLTILATGPLTSPALGESLNRLIGARNLYFYDAIAPIVAADSIDMAVAFKASRYGKGGDDYINCPMTDVQYHAFVAAVVAAEKIELHPFEKPVYFEGCMPIEEMARRGPMTLAFGPMRPVGLSEPHSGRRPFAVVQLRQDDAAGRLYNMVGFQTKMTYPEQLRVLRMIPALGKAQFVRLGSIHRNTFIDSPRLIRPTLQLKARDDLFLAGQMVGVEGYVESAAAGLLAGINAANLVMSRELIVAPPETALGSIIAYITDPARRDFQPMNANYGLMPDLKIRARGRQKKIEMGTRALAAIDGWIERNQIEPPAAMAPRALRL, encoded by the coding sequence ATGAGTGAAAGCCAGGTAACCGTTGTCGGAGCGGGACTCGCGGGCAGCGAGGCCGCCTACCAGCTCGCGCGCAGGGGTATTGCCGTGCGGCTGGTCGAGATGCGGCCGGTCAAAATGACCGAAGCGCATCGGACGGCGGATTTCGCGGAGCTGGTGTGCTCGAACTCGCTGCGCAACGATTCGATGGAGACCGCCGTGGGCGTGCTCAAAGAAGAGATGCGCCGGCTTGGCTCGCTGGTGATTGCGGCCGCCGATCGCGCGCGGGTGCCGGCGGGTTCCGCACTCGCCGTCGATCGCAATGACTTCTCGCGCGCCATCACCGTGGCGCTCCAGGATCATCCGATGGTGGAGATTTCACGCGTCGAGGCGTCGGAGATACCCGCCGGGCTGACCATTCTCGCCACCGGTCCTCTGACCAGTCCGGCGCTGGGCGAGTCGCTCAACCGCCTGATCGGTGCGCGCAACTTGTATTTCTACGACGCGATCGCGCCAATCGTCGCCGCCGATTCGATCGACATGGCCGTGGCGTTCAAAGCCTCGCGCTACGGCAAGGGCGGCGATGATTACATCAACTGCCCGATGACCGATGTTCAGTACCACGCCTTCGTCGCGGCGGTTGTGGCGGCTGAAAAAATCGAACTGCACCCATTCGAGAAGCCGGTTTATTTCGAAGGATGCATGCCGATTGAGGAAATGGCGCGCCGCGGCCCGATGACGCTCGCATTCGGTCCGATGCGTCCGGTCGGGCTCTCAGAGCCGCACAGCGGGCGCCGGCCGTTTGCGGTCGTGCAGCTGCGGCAGGACGACGCCGCCGGCCGGCTGTACAATATGGTCGGATTCCAGACCAAGATGACGTATCCGGAGCAGCTCCGCGTGCTGCGAATGATCCCCGCACTGGGCAAGGCGCAGTTCGTGCGCCTCGGCTCGATCCATCGCAACACGTTTATCGACTCGCCACGCCTGATCCGTCCCACACTTCAGCTCAAGGCGCGCGACGATTTGTTTTTGGCCGGCCAGATGGTCGGGGTCGAAGGCTACGTCGAGTCCGCCGCCGCGGGATTGCTGGCGGGAATCAACGCCGCCAACCTGGTTATGAGTCGCGAACTGATCGTTGCGCCGCCCGAGACCGCGCTCGGATCGATTATCGCCTATATCACCGATCCCGCGCGGCGCGACTTCCAGCCTATGAACGCGAACTACGGCCTGATGCCTGATTTGAAGATCCGTGCGCGAGGCCGTCAGAAGAAAATCGAGATGGGTACGCGTGCGCTGGCGGCGATCGACGGGTGGATCGAGCGCAATCAAATCGAACCGCCTGCGGCTATGGCTCCGCGCGCACTTCGGCTATAG
- a CDS encoding MaoC family dehydratase, with translation MSAPPGEIRIGAELVSAPYLIDADVAKAYLESIEQPPRRRPRGNIHDNKDAARKAGFVAPIAAGEQTIAIVAQFLADNFGMRFVRGGRIDVSLTRPVFYGDTLTARAKIVAVGPQRAELQIHVENQRAAQVLTGSAAIRLSDA, from the coding sequence ATGAGCGCGCCGCCCGGTGAGATTCGAATCGGCGCGGAACTGGTTTCGGCGCCGTACCTTATCGATGCGGACGTGGCGAAGGCCTACCTCGAGAGCATCGAGCAGCCGCCGCGGCGCCGCCCGCGCGGCAACATCCACGACAACAAGGACGCCGCGCGCAAGGCGGGATTCGTGGCGCCGATCGCCGCCGGCGAGCAGACCATCGCGATAGTCGCGCAATTCCTGGCGGACAACTTCGGCATGCGCTTTGTTCGCGGCGGACGTATCGATGTATCGCTCACCAGGCCGGTGTTCTACGGCGACACTTTGACCGCCCGCGCGAAAATAGTTGCCGTCGGTCCGCAGCGGGCCGAGCTGCAGATACACGTCGAGAATCAGCGCGCCGCACAGGTGCTGACGGGAAGCGCCGCGATCAGGCTGAGCGACGCATGA
- the topA gene encoding type I DNA topoisomerase, whose translation MAKNLVIVESPAKAKTIKRYLGSDYQVMPSVGHVVDLPKSKLGVDVEHDFAPDYVVIKGKEKVIGEIKSAAKGKENIYLASDPDREGEAIAWHIAEHLGKTKSNVRRVLLHEITAAAVKQAVANPSDLDHHLFDAYQARRVLDRLVGYKISPLLWDKVKRGISAGRVQSVALRIIVDREREREAFRAEEYWTLDARLSGKNPPPFKARLFSYKDDRIDNKSRKLAEAEARAIMAAVEAAPFKVKSVERKEVRRSPTPPFITSRLQQEASRKLFFQPRRTMQIAQKLYEGVELGEQGAVGLITYMRTDSPRVSEQALDSVRNHIGSRYGKEYVPDKPNFYRSGKQAQGAHEAIRPTAVERDPESIARYLDRDALALYTLIYNRFVSSQMTPAVYDRTTVDIESAHAIFRATGQVMKFDGFMRVYIEGQDDASGDDEEGALPLLSEGETLKLLGLEPEQHFTQPPPRFTQATLIKELEEQGIGRPSTYAAIMTSILKVEYVEEDESKRMRPTSLGRVVNDMLVKAFPDILESGFTAQFEEDLDKVEAGAENWVKTLGRFYGPFAKDLAEAKDKMPEVKRKGLPTGLKCELDGGDMVIKWGRNGEFVACSNYPKCTNTGEIARDDQGTITLKAPSAPVPTDEVCEKCGKPMVKRRSRFGEFLGCSGYPECDGIKRLQSAPSKTGVACPECKEGEILERRSRRGKIFFGCGRYPKCKFAAWDKVVPHPCPSCGATYMVEKNLKRTGITWQCANKECGYKAPAPAAEQAAPAPASTLPA comes from the coding sequence GTGGCTAAAAATCTTGTAATCGTCGAATCGCCCGCAAAGGCGAAAACCATCAAGCGTTACCTCGGTAGCGATTACCAGGTCATGCCCTCGGTCGGGCATGTGGTGGACCTGCCCAAAAGCAAGCTGGGCGTCGATGTCGAGCACGATTTCGCTCCCGACTACGTGGTAATCAAGGGCAAAGAGAAGGTAATCGGCGAGATCAAGAGCGCCGCCAAGGGCAAGGAGAATATCTACCTCGCCAGCGACCCCGACCGCGAAGGCGAGGCGATTGCGTGGCACATCGCCGAACACCTCGGCAAGACCAAGTCCAACGTCCGCCGCGTACTGCTCCATGAAATCACCGCCGCCGCCGTCAAGCAGGCGGTCGCCAATCCTTCGGACCTCGATCATCACCTGTTCGACGCGTACCAAGCGCGCCGTGTGCTCGATCGGCTGGTTGGGTACAAGATAAGTCCGCTGCTGTGGGACAAGGTCAAGCGCGGGATCAGCGCCGGGCGCGTGCAATCGGTTGCGTTGCGGATAATCGTCGATCGCGAACGCGAGCGCGAGGCATTCCGCGCCGAAGAGTACTGGACGCTCGACGCCCGCCTTTCCGGCAAGAATCCGCCGCCGTTCAAGGCGCGGCTCTTCAGCTACAAGGACGACCGCATCGACAACAAATCCCGCAAGCTGGCCGAGGCCGAGGCGCGCGCGATCATGGCGGCCGTCGAGGCGGCGCCGTTCAAAGTCAAAAGCGTCGAGCGCAAGGAAGTCCGCCGCAGTCCGACGCCCCCGTTCATCACCTCGCGGCTTCAGCAGGAGGCCTCGCGCAAGCTCTTCTTTCAGCCGCGGCGCACGATGCAGATCGCGCAGAAGCTGTACGAGGGCGTCGAGCTTGGCGAGCAGGGCGCGGTCGGGCTTATCACTTATATGCGCACCGACTCGCCGCGCGTTTCCGAGCAGGCGCTCGACTCCGTCCGCAACCATATCGGCTCGCGCTATGGCAAGGAGTACGTTCCCGACAAGCCAAACTTTTATCGATCCGGCAAGCAGGCGCAGGGCGCGCACGAAGCTATTCGCCCGACCGCCGTCGAGCGCGACCCCGAGTCGATCGCCCGCTACCTCGACCGGGATGCGCTCGCGCTCTACACGCTGATTTACAATCGCTTCGTCTCAAGCCAGATGACCCCGGCGGTGTACGACCGCACGACCGTGGACATCGAATCGGCCCACGCGATCTTCCGCGCGACCGGGCAAGTGATGAAGTTCGACGGCTTCATGCGCGTGTATATCGAAGGCCAGGACGATGCCTCGGGCGATGACGAAGAAGGCGCCTTGCCGCTGCTCAGCGAAGGCGAGACGCTCAAATTGCTCGGGCTGGAACCCGAGCAGCATTTCACCCAGCCGCCGCCGCGCTTCACCCAGGCCACGCTCATCAAGGAGCTCGAAGAGCAGGGCATAGGGCGTCCCTCGACCTACGCCGCAATCATGACGAGCATCCTGAAGGTCGAGTACGTCGAAGAAGACGAGAGCAAGCGGATGCGTCCGACCTCGCTTGGACGGGTCGTCAACGACATGCTGGTCAAGGCGTTTCCCGACATTTTGGAATCCGGCTTCACCGCGCAGTTCGAAGAGGATCTCGACAAGGTCGAAGCAGGCGCCGAGAACTGGGTCAAGACGCTCGGGCGCTTTTACGGCCCGTTCGCGAAGGACCTTGCCGAGGCCAAGGATAAAATGCCCGAGGTCAAGCGCAAGGGTTTGCCCACCGGGCTTAAATGCGAGCTCGACGGCGGCGACATGGTGATCAAATGGGGGCGCAACGGCGAGTTCGTCGCCTGCTCGAACTACCCCAAATGCACCAACACCGGAGAGATCGCGCGCGACGACCAGGGTACTATCACGCTCAAAGCTCCGTCGGCGCCGGTGCCTACCGATGAAGTCTGCGAGAAGTGCGGCAAGCCGATGGTCAAGCGGCGCTCACGCTTTGGCGAATTCCTGGGATGCTCGGGGTATCCGGAGTGCGACGGAATCAAGCGCCTGCAGTCGGCGCCGTCGAAGACCGGGGTCGCGTGTCCGGAATGCAAGGAAGGCGAAATCCTCGAGCGTCGCAGCCGCCGCGGAAAAATTTTCTTCGGATGCGGCCGCTATCCGAAATGTAAATTCGCAGCCTGGGACAAAGTCGTCCCGCATCCATGCCCGTCTTGCGGCGCAACCTACATGGTCGAGAAGAACTTGAAGCGCACCGGCATCACCTGGCAATGCGCCAACAAGGAATGCGGCTACAAAGCTCCCGCGCCCGCCGCCGAGCAGGCCGCGCCTGCGCCAGCCTCGACGCTTCCCGCGTAG
- a CDS encoding Zn-dependent alcohol dehydrogenase — translation MKAAVFHGPGQPLTIEQVDIDEPKAREVVVRTVASGVCHSDLHFVDGLYFWATPAILGHEAAGVVEKVGSQVSYLKPGDHVIACLSVFCGYCEECMSGRPNLCSNKEATQRAASDPPRLSQNGKPVSQFADLSGYAEKMLVHENALVKISNDVPFDRAALIGCGVMTGVGAALHTAKVAPGSTVAVFGAGGVGLAIIQGARIAGARMIIAVDKFPTKLELAKKLGATHAIDASKGDAVSQIRSLTGGGVDYSFEAIGLKAAAEQAYESIGVGGIATIVGMVPLGQKVEVDGFSFLFEKRIQGCFMGSNRFRIDMPRIIEFYQQGRLDLDDMITRRGKLEDVNEAFRAMKAGEVARTVLMFD, via the coding sequence ATGAAAGCTGCTGTCTTCCACGGTCCCGGTCAGCCACTCACGATCGAGCAGGTCGATATCGACGAACCCAAAGCGCGCGAAGTCGTCGTGCGCACGGTCGCCAGCGGCGTATGCCATAGCGATCTTCATTTCGTGGACGGGCTGTACTTTTGGGCGACGCCTGCGATCCTCGGCCACGAGGCCGCCGGCGTCGTCGAGAAAGTCGGCTCGCAGGTCTCGTACCTCAAGCCCGGTGACCACGTGATCGCGTGCCTGTCAGTGTTCTGCGGCTACTGCGAGGAATGCATGTCCGGCCGTCCCAACCTCTGCTCTAACAAGGAGGCCACCCAGCGCGCCGCCAGCGACCCGCCGCGCCTCTCGCAGAACGGCAAGCCGGTCAGTCAGTTCGCCGACCTGTCGGGATACGCCGAAAAGATGCTGGTGCACGAAAATGCGCTGGTGAAGATTTCCAACGATGTGCCGTTCGATCGCGCCGCGCTGATCGGATGCGGCGTGATGACCGGTGTCGGCGCCGCGCTTCACACCGCGAAAGTTGCGCCGGGATCGACCGTCGCCGTGTTCGGCGCGGGCGGAGTCGGCCTCGCGATCATCCAGGGCGCGCGAATCGCGGGCGCGCGAATGATCATCGCGGTGGACAAGTTCCCCACCAAGCTCGAGCTGGCCAAAAAGCTCGGCGCGACTCACGCCATCGATGCGTCAAAGGGCGATGCGGTCAGCCAGATTCGCTCGCTCACCGGCGGCGGTGTCGATTACTCGTTCGAAGCGATCGGGCTCAAGGCGGCCGCCGAGCAGGCTTACGAATCGATCGGCGTCGGCGGCATCGCCACGATTGTCGGGATGGTTCCGCTCGGGCAGAAAGTCGAAGTGGACGGCTTCTCGTTCCTGTTCGAGAAGCGCATCCAGGGATGCTTCATGGGTTCGAACCGCTTCCGCATCGACATGCCGCGCATCATCGAGTTCTATCAGCAAGGGCGGCTCGACCTCGACGACATGATCACGCGCCGCGGCAAACTCGAGGACGTCAACGAGGCGTTCCGCGCGATGAAGGCCGGAGAAGTCGCGCGCACGGTGCTGATGTTCGACTGA
- a CDS encoding Zn-dependent alcohol dehydrogenase produces the protein MKAAVFHGPNLPLSIEDVELDKPQDREVLIKTVASGVCHSDLHFVDGLYPYPAPAVLGHEAAGIIEEVGKQVTYVKPGDHVICCLSVFCGNCEQCMSGHPNRCSNKAATQRNPQDKPRISQKGKPVFQFLDISSYCEKMLLHENAVVKIREDLPLDRAALIGCGVTTGVGAVLNTAKIEAGSTVAVFGAGGVGLAAIQGARIAGARKIIAVDMFEGKLAMARRMGATDTVDASSSDPVDEIRKMTGGGVDYSFEAIGLKKAAEQSFNSLKAGGTATVIGMIPVGQKVEIDGYMFLTERKLQGSNMGSNRFRIDMPRYIDFYMQGRLNLDDMISRRGKLEDVNEAFRAMKAGEVARTVLMFN, from the coding sequence ATGAAAGCCGCCGTTTTCCACGGGCCCAATTTGCCGCTCAGCATCGAGGACGTCGAACTCGACAAGCCGCAGGACCGCGAAGTCCTGATCAAAACCGTCGCCAGCGGCGTATGCCATAGCGATCTGCATTTCGTTGACGGCTTATACCCGTACCCTGCGCCCGCGGTGCTCGGCCACGAGGCCGCCGGAATCATCGAAGAAGTCGGCAAACAGGTAACCTACGTGAAGCCCGGCGATCACGTGATCTGCTGCCTGTCGGTGTTCTGCGGCAACTGCGAGCAATGCATGTCAGGCCATCCGAATCGATGCTCGAACAAGGCCGCCACGCAGCGCAACCCCCAGGACAAACCGCGCATCTCGCAGAAGGGCAAGCCGGTCTTTCAGTTCCTGGACATCTCGTCTTACTGCGAGAAGATGCTGCTGCATGAGAATGCAGTGGTGAAGATTCGCGAGGACCTGCCGCTGGATCGCGCGGCGTTGATCGGATGCGGCGTCACCACCGGCGTCGGCGCGGTGCTCAATACCGCGAAGATCGAAGCCGGCTCGACGGTCGCGGTCTTCGGCGCGGGCGGCGTTGGACTCGCCGCGATCCAGGGTGCGCGGATCGCGGGCGCGCGCAAAATAATCGCGGTCGATATGTTCGAGGGCAAGCTCGCGATGGCCAGGCGGATGGGCGCGACCGACACCGTTGACGCGTCCAGCAGCGATCCCGTCGATGAAATCCGAAAAATGACCGGCGGCGGCGTTGACTACTCTTTTGAAGCGATCGGACTCAAGAAGGCCGCCGAGCAATCGTTCAACTCGCTCAAGGCCGGCGGCACTGCGACCGTGATCGGCATGATTCCCGTCGGCCAGAAGGTCGAGATCGACGGCTACATGTTTCTGACCGAGCGCAAGCTGCAAGGCTCCAACATGGGCTCGAACCGATTCCGCATCGACATGCCCCGCTACATCGACTTCTACATGCAGGGGCGCCTCAATCTCGACGACATGATCAGCCGCCGCGGCAAGCTCGAGGACGTCAACGAGGCGTTCCGCGCCATGAAGGCCGGCGAGGTCGCGCGCACTGTGTTGATGTTCAACTAG
- a CDS encoding ferritin-like domain-containing protein has translation MSATEKQILIFSFYRDAELRGARLLFNLLGHMKDGESLLKMTAHLADETRHAYLWTKRIADLGGAPVLIDDGYQRRLGLRTGVPKTIIDLLALTVVVEERAQSRYNAHIALPNVDPETMEVLKSVMKDEPWHLSWIEKEMHEIAREQGNEEQADKALARYRAIDREVYATLAADEAELLRA, from the coding sequence ATGTCTGCGACTGAGAAGCAGATTCTTATCTTTAGCTTCTATCGCGACGCCGAATTGCGGGGGGCGCGGTTACTCTTCAATCTCCTGGGACACATGAAGGACGGCGAGTCGCTGCTCAAGATGACGGCTCATCTCGCCGACGAAACGCGCCATGCTTATCTATGGACCAAGCGAATCGCGGATCTGGGCGGCGCTCCGGTCCTTATCGACGACGGCTACCAGCGCCGGCTCGGACTTCGCACCGGCGTGCCCAAAACGATTATCGATCTGCTCGCATTGACGGTCGTGGTCGAAGAGCGCGCGCAAAGCCGTTACAACGCGCATATCGCGCTGCCCAACGTCGATCCGGAGACGATGGAAGTGCTGAAGTCCGTCATGAAAGACGAACCGTGGCATCTGTCCTGGATCGAAAAGGAGATGCACGAAATCGCCCGGGAGCAGGGCAACGAAGAGCAGGCGGACAAGGCGCTCGCTCGCTACCGGGCGATCGATCGCGAAGTTTACGCCACGCTGGCCGCGGACGAAGCCGAACTGCTGCGCGCATAG
- the pyrF gene encoding orotidine-5'-phosphate decarboxylase, giving the protein MDAKTQRPDMTRGPQYAIIAAMNFADRLAQASRLKQSVVVLGIDPQLDAPDAPAIPRGYTLARFCCEIVEACARSAVAVKPQLAFYEARGLEGMRAFCEVVKLARRLGLITIADAKRGDIGTTSAAYAEAFLGDGDFSCDAVTVNPYQGIDAVMPFVAKARDGRGVFVLVKTSNPSSGEFQDLSASGRPLWESVAARVNEWGGDCVGASGLSSVGAVVGATYPEHARRARELMPAATILAPGYGAQGGSAPDAVASARADGAGFIVNASRSLMYAYRKKDGAKPVEAAAEYAEAMRLELNAALAARRAQGLARTA; this is encoded by the coding sequence ATGGACGCGAAAACGCAACGACCCGATATGACGCGCGGGCCGCAGTATGCGATAATCGCCGCGATGAATTTTGCCGATCGCCTTGCACAAGCGTCGCGTCTCAAGCAGAGCGTCGTGGTGCTTGGCATCGATCCCCAGCTCGATGCGCCGGACGCGCCCGCAATCCCGCGCGGTTACACTCTGGCGCGCTTCTGTTGCGAAATCGTCGAGGCGTGCGCGCGCTCTGCGGTCGCGGTCAAGCCACAACTGGCGTTTTACGAAGCGCGCGGGCTGGAGGGGATGCGCGCGTTTTGCGAGGTCGTCAAGCTGGCCCGGCGCCTCGGCTTGATTACGATCGCGGATGCAAAGCGCGGCGATATCGGCACGACCTCGGCCGCCTATGCCGAGGCTTTTCTGGGCGATGGCGATTTCAGTTGCGACGCCGTGACCGTCAACCCGTACCAGGGAATTGACGCGGTGATGCCGTTTGTCGCGAAGGCGAGAGACGGCCGCGGGGTATTCGTGCTGGTGAAGACTTCGAATCCCTCGTCGGGGGAATTCCAGGATCTGAGCGCATCGGGCCGCCCGCTATGGGAGTCGGTTGCGGCGCGCGTGAACGAATGGGGCGGCGACTGCGTGGGCGCCAGCGGTCTCAGCTCCGTCGGCGCGGTGGTCGGCGCGACTTATCCCGAGCATGCGCGGCGAGCGCGTGAATTGATGCCGGCCGCGACGATCCTGGCGCCGGGATACGGCGCGCAAGGCGGGTCGGCGCCGGACGCGGTCGCATCGGCGCGCGCGGACGGCGCCGGATTCATCGTCAATGCGAGCCGAAGCCTGATGTACGCGTATCGGAAAAAGGACGGCGCCAAGCCCGTCGAGGCGGCCGCCGAGTACGCCGAGGCGATGCGCCTGGAATTGAATGCCGCGCTCGCCGCACGCCGCGCGCAAGGATTGGCGCGCACCGCGTGA
- a CDS encoding HU family DNA-binding protein, with protein MTKAELIDTIARSTDQPKKLVATTLDLAFEQIARSIRKDKRFWVPGFGTFSVRRRRARAGFNPRTNAPMTIPAARTVGFRPAPQLRKGL; from the coding sequence ATGACCAAAGCCGAACTGATTGACACGATCGCCCGGTCCACCGATCAGCCCAAAAAACTGGTCGCCACTACCCTGGACCTCGCATTCGAACAAATTGCGCGTTCGATTCGCAAGGACAAGCGCTTCTGGGTGCCCGGCTTCGGCACTTTTTCCGTGCGCCGGCGCCGCGCACGCGCCGGCTTCAATCCACGCACGAACGCGCCAATGACCATTCCGGCGGCTCGCACGGTGGGCTTTCGTCCGGCGCCGCAGCTAAGGAAAGGTCTCTGA
- the dprA gene encoding DNA-processing protein DprA encodes MPSPDAYWLALRRARGVGPRTCKLLIEKFGSPEKIFQLNSGEIAAAGVPRNTARSIAEFRDFEPLEKELCELPNIGARLVKWTDADYPPNLRQIADPPPFLFVRGPAQLSDPACIAIVGARAASDIGRRMAQRLGLELAAKGFTIVSGLARGIDGEAHQGALDAHGKTLAVLGCGVDVIYPAEHRKLADAILAGGGALISELPIGTPPLAENFPTRNRILSGLCLGVVIVEAAEKSGSLITARMALEQDRQVFAVPGSPLSGKTRGSNRLLKDGAKLVECVEDVIEELAPQMASRPVATRSLPNEPAERAPTPVASDTRAEVAHIAESAKGAKTLQIVADEATAILGNLKESERLHVDSIIESSGLNAQTVLRLLLELELEGRVTQHPGKLFSLA; translated from the coding sequence ATGCCGTCACCAGACGCATATTGGCTCGCATTGAGACGCGCTCGCGGAGTCGGTCCGCGAACCTGCAAGCTGCTGATCGAAAAGTTCGGCTCGCCCGAAAAAATATTCCAGCTCAATTCCGGCGAGATCGCAGCCGCCGGCGTGCCGCGCAACACCGCGCGCAGTATCGCCGAGTTTCGCGACTTCGAACCGCTCGAGAAAGAGCTGTGCGAGCTGCCCAACATCGGCGCGCGCCTGGTCAAATGGACTGACGCCGACTATCCGCCAAATTTGCGCCAAATCGCCGACCCGCCGCCGTTCCTGTTCGTGCGCGGCCCAGCCCAGCTCAGCGATCCCGCCTGCATCGCAATCGTCGGCGCTCGCGCGGCCAGCGATATCGGCCGGCGGATGGCGCAGAGGCTCGGCCTCGAGCTCGCGGCCAAGGGCTTCACTATAGTCAGCGGCCTGGCGCGTGGAATCGACGGCGAGGCGCACCAGGGAGCGCTCGACGCGCACGGCAAAACGCTCGCCGTGCTGGGATGCGGCGTTGACGTCATCTATCCCGCCGAGCATCGCAAGCTGGCCGACGCGATCCTCGCCGGCGGCGGCGCTCTCATCAGTGAACTCCCGATTGGAACGCCGCCGCTGGCGGAGAACTTCCCAACTCGCAACCGCATCCTGTCGGGCCTATGCCTTGGCGTCGTAATCGTCGAGGCGGCTGAAAAGAGCGGCTCGCTGATCACGGCACGGATGGCGCTCGAACAAGATCGCCAGGTGTTCGCCGTTCCCGGCAGCCCGCTTTCCGGCAAAACGCGAGGCAGCAATCGCCTGCTGAAGGATGGCGCGAAGCTGGTCGAATGCGTCGAGGACGTGATCGAGGAGTTGGCGCCTCAGATGGCCAGCAGACCGGTGGCGACCCGGAGCCTGCCCAACGAGCCGGCAGAACGGGCTCCGACGCCTGTAGCGTCCGACACGAGAGCTGAAGTCGCTCACATTGCCGAGTCGGCCAAAGGCGCCAAGACTCTCCAAATAGTAGCTGATGAAGCTACAGCAATCTTAGGTAATCTAAAAGAATCCGAAAGGCTCCACGTTGATTCGATCATCGAGTCCTCCGGGCTAAATGCCCAAACCGTGCTTAGGTTATTGCTGGAACTGGAACTCGAGGGTCGCGTTACCCAGCATCCGGGCAAGCTTTTCTCGCTTGCATAA